From a region of the Lactuca sativa cultivar Salinas chromosome 4, Lsat_Salinas_v11, whole genome shotgun sequence genome:
- the LOC111877348 gene encoding adenylate kinase 4 isoform X2, translating to MSLIKSTVIMSLKGPPGSGKGTQSPIIKDEYCLCHLATGDMLRAAVAAKSPLGVKAKEAMEKGQLVSDDLVVGIINEALEKPSCQKGFILDGFPRTVVQAEKLDEMLKRRGVKVDKVLNFAIDDAILEERITGRWIHPASGRSYHTKFAPPKVPGIDDVTGEALVQRKDDTAAVLKSRLEAFHKQTEPVIDYYSKKRIVANLHAEKPPKEVTAEVQKVLS from the exons ATGTCACTGATAAAATCAACCGTGATCATGTCATTGAAGG GCCCACCTGGATCAGGAAAAGGTACTCAATCACCAATTATCAAGGACGAGTACTGTTTATGCCACCTGGCTACTGGTGATATGCTAAGAGCTGCTGTTGCTGCAAAAAGCCCTCTTGGTGTTAAAGCCAAGGAAGCCATGGAGAAG GGACAACTTGTTTCTGATGACTTAGTTGTTGGGATTATCAACGAAGCCTTAGAGAAGCCTTCATGTCAAAAAGGCTTCATTCTTGATGGATTCCCAAGAACCGTGGTCCAAGCAGAAAAG CTTGATGAAATGCTGAAAAGAAGAGGGGTGAAAGTTGACAAAGTGCTAAACTTTGCAATAGATGATGCGATCTTGGAGGAGAGGATTACTGGCCGTTGGATTCATCCTGCTAGTGGTCGGAGTTACCACACAAAATTCGCACCTCCTAAAGTTCCTGGGATAGATGAT GTGACTGGAGAAGCTTTGGTTCAACGTAAAGATGACACAGCAGCTGTTTTGAAGTCAAGGCTGGAGGCATTTCACAAACAGACTGAGCCA GTTATTGATTACTATAGCAAGAAGCGTATTGTAGCAAATCTGCATGCAGAAAAACCACCAAAGGAGGTAACTGCTGAGGTCCAGAAGGTGCTCTCATGA
- the LOC111877348 gene encoding adenylate kinase 4 isoform X1 — translation MATSAAANLEDVASVDLMTELLRRMKCSTKPDKRLILVGPPGSGKGTQSPIIKDEYCLCHLATGDMLRAAVAAKSPLGVKAKEAMEKGQLVSDDLVVGIINEALEKPSCQKGFILDGFPRTVVQAEKLDEMLKRRGVKVDKVLNFAIDDAILEERITGRWIHPASGRSYHTKFAPPKVPGIDDVTGEALVQRKDDTAAVLKSRLEAFHKQTEPVIDYYSKKRIVANLHAEKPPKEVTAEVQKVLS, via the exons ATGGCAACTTCAGCGGCGGCGAATTTAGAGGATGTTGCGTCGGTAGATCTAATGACGGAGCTTCTTCGTCGCATGAAATGCTCAACCAAACCTGACAAACGCCTCATTCTCGTCG GCCCACCTGGATCAGGAAAAGGTACTCAATCACCAATTATCAAGGACGAGTACTGTTTATGCCACCTGGCTACTGGTGATATGCTAAGAGCTGCTGTTGCTGCAAAAAGCCCTCTTGGTGTTAAAGCCAAGGAAGCCATGGAGAAG GGACAACTTGTTTCTGATGACTTAGTTGTTGGGATTATCAACGAAGCCTTAGAGAAGCCTTCATGTCAAAAAGGCTTCATTCTTGATGGATTCCCAAGAACCGTGGTCCAAGCAGAAAAG CTTGATGAAATGCTGAAAAGAAGAGGGGTGAAAGTTGACAAAGTGCTAAACTTTGCAATAGATGATGCGATCTTGGAGGAGAGGATTACTGGCCGTTGGATTCATCCTGCTAGTGGTCGGAGTTACCACACAAAATTCGCACCTCCTAAAGTTCCTGGGATAGATGAT GTGACTGGAGAAGCTTTGGTTCAACGTAAAGATGACACAGCAGCTGTTTTGAAGTCAAGGCTGGAGGCATTTCACAAACAGACTGAGCCA GTTATTGATTACTATAGCAAGAAGCGTATTGTAGCAAATCTGCATGCAGAAAAACCACCAAAGGAGGTAACTGCTGAGGTCCAGAAGGTGCTCTCATGA